Proteins from one Spirochaetota bacterium genomic window:
- a CDS encoding uroporphyrinogen decarboxylase family protein codes for MKKRDIMFSIIRDKKAPERMGVYEHFWPFLLQDHWQKQGLPEGTDTVAHFDYDLRNIGGWFNTQGKVMADEIIHEDDETKVVRNGWGAELRYWKKKSGTPEHIGFSLSTSALWKEKYRDNFSAIDTRRFGDLAAMKANYAKHRNDDVFTVFSNLFIFEMMRASMGDVVMSESAALEPAWIHDYCSVMTDFMIEHYDYLFREVGKPDGMFIYEDLGYTKDAFFSPAMHRELILPYHKKFFGFLKDHKLPVIMHTCGNIVKHIPAIIESGVDCLQPMEAKTGMNVVELGQTYAGKLSFMGNINIMALETNDRAAIDAEILPKLAGVRKLRIPYVFHSDHSISYDVKLSTYEYALDLFRKNCTY; via the coding sequence ATGAAAAAACGGGACATCATGTTCTCTATAATCCGCGACAAGAAGGCGCCGGAGCGCATGGGGGTGTACGAGCATTTCTGGCCGTTCCTTCTTCAGGACCATTGGCAGAAACAGGGCTTGCCCGAGGGTACGGATACCGTCGCGCATTTCGATTATGACCTCCGGAACATAGGCGGATGGTTCAATACGCAGGGGAAGGTGATGGCTGACGAGATCATCCATGAGGATGATGAGACCAAGGTCGTGCGCAACGGCTGGGGTGCCGAACTGCGCTACTGGAAAAAGAAGAGCGGAACACCGGAGCATATCGGCTTTTCACTGTCGACATCCGCGCTGTGGAAGGAGAAATACCGCGATAATTTCTCAGCGATAGACACGCGGCGTTTCGGCGACCTTGCGGCGATGAAGGCGAACTATGCGAAGCACAGGAACGATGATGTATTCACCGTATTCAGCAATCTCTTCATCTTCGAGATGATGCGCGCCTCGATGGGCGATGTGGTCATGTCGGAATCCGCCGCGCTTGAGCCCGCGTGGATACACGATTACTGCTCGGTAATGACCGATTTCATGATCGAGCATTACGACTATCTCTTCCGGGAAGTGGGCAAGCCCGACGGTATGTTCATCTATGAGGACCTCGGGTATACCAAGGACGCGTTCTTCTCACCGGCCATGCATCGCGAACTGATACTGCCGTATCATAAGAAATTCTTCGGTTTCCTCAAGGACCACAAACTCCCGGTCATCATGCATACCTGCGGTAACATCGTTAAGCATATCCCGGCGATAATAGAATCGGGCGTCGACTGCCTGCAGCCGATGGAAGCAAAGACCGGCATGAACGTTGTCGAGCTCGGTCAGACGTACGCAGGTAAGCTTTCCTTCATGGGCAATATCAACATCATGGCGCTTGAGACGAACGACCGCGCGGCCATCGACGCGGAGATACTGCCGAAGCTCGCCGGTGTACGCAAGCTTCGCATTCCCTATGTGTTCCATTCCGACCACTCCATCTCCTACGATGTGAAGCTGTCCACGTACGAATACGCGCTTGATCTTTTCCGTAAAAACTGTACGTATTGA